The window TCGCCGTGAATGGCTCACCCCCGACTCCCGGCGCGTCCTGTCGGCTGAACGAACTGGCGATTCACGACGGATGGGTGACTTGCCGAACGGTTGCCCCAGCGAGTTCGCACGAGGGGAGCGAGGCGACGAATAGCGCGGAACGGAGTTCCGTGGACTGTCGAGCGGCACTGCCGCGAGACGACGGCGAAGCAGTGAGTCGTGAGCGAAGCGAACACCGAGTGCAACCCCGCGTTGGCGGGGAGGAGTGGGGGCGCTGGCGGTGGCTGTTGCGATGTTTGGAGTCGGTGACTCCCTGAGACATCGCTCACAAAAATGGAGGTCCCAGAGCTGCGAAAAACGCCGGTGAAAACCCGACCGCTTTCTGCCGCGTCTACGGCCAGTTGCCGGATTCCTCGTAGGCGTCGATGACGCGCTGGAGGGCGACGACGTAGGCCGCAGTGCGGAAGTTCGGCAGGTCGTGTTCCTCGTATGCGTTGGTCAGGTCGTCGAACGAGGAGACGATGATGCTTTCGAGTTCGTCGTTGACGCGCTCTTCGTCCCAGTAGAAGCGCTGGCGGTTCTGCACCCATTCGAAGTACGACACCGTCACGCCGCCCGCGTTGGCGAGGATGTCGGGAAAGACGTGCACGTCGCGCTCCGTGAGTACGTCGTCGGCATCGGGGGTGAGTGGACCGTTTGCGGCCTCCACGACGACATCCGCTTGTACCTCCTTCGCGAGGTCGCCGTCGATGGCGTTTTCGAGTGCCGCAGGCACGAGCAGATCGACGTCGAGCGTGAGCAGGTCTTCGTTGCTCATCTCCTCGCTCGCACCGGCGTAACCCGAAACGCTTCCGGTCTCGTTTTTGTGGTCTTTCACGTCGATGGCGTGAAGCCCGTCGTCGTTGTAGATCGCGCCGCTGGAGTCCGAAACGGCGACGATTTTCGCGCCGAGGTTTTCGAGGAGTTTCGCGGCGATCCAGCCGGCGTTTCCGTAGCCCTGTACGGCGACGCTCGCACCTTCCATCTCCTTGCCGAGGTAGTCGAACGCCTCGCGAGCGGTAAGCATGGTCGAGCGACCGGTCGCTTCGACGCGCCCCTCACTGCCGCCGGAGTCGAGCGCCTTGCCAGTGATGACGCCCGGAGCCGTGGTGTTTTCGAGCGTCTCGTAGGTGTCTTTGATCCAGTTCATCTCGCGCTGACCGGTATTCACGTCCGGCGCGGGGATGTCCCGGTCCTCGCCGATGATGGGGCGGAGTTCCTTGGCGAACGACCGAGTGATTCGTTCGAGTTCGTCCTCGCTATACTCGTCAGGGTCGATGACGATGCCACCCTTACCGCCACCGTACGGGATGTCTACGACGGCGGTTTTGTATACCATCCATCCGGAGAGCGCTTTCACTTCGTCACGGCTGACGTTCGGGTGGTACCGGATACCGCCTTTGTACGGGCCGCGGTCGCCGTTGAACTGTGAGCGGAACGCTTTGAACACCTCGATAGAACCGTCGTCCATCTCGACGGAGAGGTTCGTTTCGAGCACGCGCTCGGGGTGTTTGAGCCGTTCGAGAACGTCCGGGGACGCGTCGATGTATTCGGCCGCGTCATCGATTTGTTCCTGCAGACTCTCGAACGGATTCGCTTGTTCGGACATCGTCTGTCAATGACACCCACCCACTGTTAAGCATGGCGAAAATAGGATGAATTATTCCTAAATCGTGGTCACTGGTCTTGCTTCAAACCGACATCCGCATACTCCAGGATCCGTTCTGCCTGTGCGATGAGCGGCGCATCTATCATCTCCCCATCGACTCGGAAAACGCCGCGTCCGTCGTCGTCCGCCGCTGACTTCGCCGAGAGCACCTTCTCCGCCCATTCGACGCGTTCGGGGTCCGGCGTGAAGGCATCGTTGATGGGCGATACCTGTGCCGGGTGAATCGCCATCTTACCGTCGTAGCCGAGTTCGATAGCGAACTCGGTTTCTTCGGTCAACCCGTCCGTGTCCCCGAAATCGGTGAACACCGTGTCGATAGCATCCACATCGGTCGCGCTCGCGGCCAACACGACGTGTTCGCGGGCGTAGAGGACTTCCGTTCCCTCGTCGGTTCGGGTTGCGCCGATATCCGCCGAGAGATCTTCGGCGCCGAAAACGAGCGCGTCCGCCGCCGGTTCCGCGCCGATTTCGGCCGCGTTGAGTACGCCCCGTGCAGTTTCGACCAGTGCGAGAACTGGGACCGAACAGTCGTGCTCCGAGAGCAGGCGGGAGAGCGTTTCAACATCGTCCGCGGATTCCGTTTTCGGAAGCATCACCGAGTTGAGCATGTCCGCCCCCGCCGCGATTCCTCGGAGGTCGTCGTCGGCGGAGACTCCTGCCGGATTGACTCGAACACACAGTTCACAATCGGGGTCGAACGCTGGGTCGGTGAGAACCTCACGAATCGCCTCGCGTGCCTCGTCTTTCCGTTCCGGTGCGACCGCGTCCTCTAAGTCGAATACGATTACGTCTGCCCCTGCTTCGGGCGCTTTGTGCATCATCTCCGGGCGATCGCCCGGCGTAAACATAACGCTTCGTCGTGGCATACGCGAGGCGACGCGGGGATGAGATTTCAACCCACCGGGAACAGTTATGTCGTTTTCCAACAATAGGGGTCCATGGTTCGAAACACTGACAGTAGCAAACACGACGAAAACGATGAACTGGCGGCCGTCGATGGGCGAAACATGGGTCTCGGCGTTGGGCTCGGTGTCGCCATCGGCACCGGAATCGGTGTCGCGATGGACAACCTGGCACTTGGAGTAGGGATGGGGATGGCTATCGGCATCGCAATCGGTACCGGATTGACGAACCGATGATACCAGCGGATTTCCGTAACGCACTGAGAACAGTTACCATTGATCGCCCCCAGTACTGAACTATGGTCCGAACTGCAGACACGAACGATTACAGCACCGATGACGGAAAAAACGACGCCTGAACGTGGAGGGGTGGCTGGATGGGTCTCGGCATCGGGCTCGGTGTCACGATCGGTCTGCTGATGGATAATCTCGCGGTGGGAGTGGCGCTCGGCGCCGTATTCGGTGTCGCGTTCGAGACTGGCCAGTCGAAACGCGAGTAAATCCGACAGCGAGGCGGATAGTGAGTCGTACTGTGCCTGTTAGTCGGGGTCCACTATGGAACGGGAGAACAATCGGGTTGTTTTCCGCCGCAAGCCGATACGGCCCACCGCTGCAACCGTACTATGGCCAGAGTCCGCGCGCCTGATGCGCTTCCGAGATACGTGAGAGGCCAACGATGTACGCCGCATCACGCCACGTCACGTCGCGCGTTTCCACTTCGGCGCGCACGTCGTTCCACGCGTTGAGCATCTCGGATTCGAGTTCATCGTTGACGCGTTCGAGCGACCACTGACGGCGATTGATGTCCTGCAGCCATTCGAAGTACGACACCGTCACGCCGCCCGCGTTGGCGAGGATGTCGGGAATAACGTGGATGCCACGCTTTTCCATGATTTCGTCCGCGGTGGTCGTCGTCGGGCCGTTCGCTCCCTCGACGACGATGTCCGCTTTGACCTCGTGGGCATTCGACTCGGTGAGAACGTTACCGATTGCCGCCGGGATGAGCACGTCCACGTCGAGTTCGAGGAGTTCATCGTTGGAGACCTTCTGCGGTGCGTCGTAGGTCGTGACCGCTTCCGGCTGTTCTTCGTGCGTCGGGATGTCGTCGATATCCAACCCATCGGGGTCGTAAATCGCACCGTTCACGTCGGAGACTGCGACGACGTTTGCACCCCATTCGTGAAGCGAGAGTGCAGCGTTCGCGCCGACACTTCCGAACCCTTGAATGGCGATGGTCGTATCTTCGAGTGGGTAATCGTAGTACTCACACGCTTCCCGTGCGATGATTGCGACCGAGCGTCCGGGGGACTCTTCGCGCCCGTAGGAGCCACCGACAACCGGCGGTTTGCCCGTGACGACACCGGGTTGGGTTTCCCCTTCCTGCATCGAGTAGGCGTCCATGAACCACGCCATCGTCTGCGCGTCGGTTCCCATGTCCGGTGCAGGAATGTCGCGCATCGGGCCGATGAAGTCGCGGAGTTCTTCGGCGAAGCGTCGCGTAAGTCGCTCCTTTTCCTCGGTGCTCAGCTCCTTCGGGTTCACGACGATTCCGCCTTTCGCGCCGCCGAACGGGAGGTTCATGACGGCACACTTCCACGTCATCCACATCGAGAGACCGGTACATTCTTCTTCGGTCACTCCCGGGTGATATCGCATGCCACCCTTGAACGGCCCGCGGACGCTATCGTGTTGCGCACGATAACCGGTGAAAATTTCCGTATCGCCGTCATCTCGCTTGAGCGGTACCGAAACTCGGTGGACTTGATCGGGATGTTTCAGCCGTTCGATGATTCCACGCTCGACGTCGAGGTGTGCCGCGGCGCGTTCGAGTTGCCGCCGCGCCGTCTCTGCCGCCGTCTCCGGTTCCTCTTCCTTCTGTTTCCCAGTTGCTGACATGATGAGGGGGCCTCTGCGAGGTCTGACCGGCAATTCTTACCCGACCGAAGAAAGTCCTTACCATCCGAAGCCGAAGTGATACGCAATACCACGACAAGCGATGACAAAAATACGAACCGTACCGGTCCTTCGTCGAAAAATAAACAACGAGTTCGGGGACGGGATTAGAACGGCCGATATCGTGACGACGCGCGTGTAGGGACTGTTCTATGGGAGGGGCATCCGGTCAGCTATCGTGGGAAGGCGTACACCGTTCCGGTCACGTCACCGACATAGACGCCGTGTCGTCCGACCGTCGGCGAGGCGACGAGTGAATCCTGTACGTGGTACTGCCACCGAACACGACCGTCAGCCCGGTCGAGCGCGAACACGAAGCCATCGTCGTTGGTAACGTACATCAGTTCGTTCGTAACGACCGGCGTTCCCCAAACACGAGCGCCGGTCTGGACGCGCCATCGGACGGTCCCTTCGCGGGCGTCCAACGCGTAGACGTTGCCATCGGCACACCCGACGTAGACGATGCCACCGACGACGACCGGAGACGACCAAACGCCCGCATCCAGGCGATGACGCCACTTCGTTTCCCCGGTCGTGGCATCGATAGCGTACACCCTGTCGCCATCGACGGTGCCGACGTAAGCCGTGTCATCGACGACTTCCGGCGCACCGGCGATTGCGAGGGACGGGGCAAACCGGAACTGCTCCGTTCCGTCAGTGATATCGTGGGCGAAGAGACCACCGTCGAGACCGGTCGCGTACAGGGTGTTGCCAGCGATTCGAAGCGAGGTGAGTGCTCGTGCCGGACTGCGGAACGAAACCCGCTTGTCACCGGTCTGCGCATCGAGACCGAACACCTGTCCGTCTCGCGCCGCGACGTAGAGGGTGTCCCCGAGGAGTGAGGGGGACACTTCGAGACCGGCGTTCGTTTCGAACCGCCACTCGCGTGCACCGCTTGCCGAGTCGAGCGCGAACAAGTTTCCGCTGCGGTCACCAACGTAGATTCGTCCGTCGTCGCCGACCTCGGGCGTTCCGACGGCGTTGGGCGCCTGAAACAGCCAGTTGCTCACGCCGTCTCGATGGTCGATGTCACAGACGAACCCGTTTTCGGTGCCGACGTACACCGACCCGTCTCGGACGATGGGTGCGGTTTCGACGGGGCCACCGACCTGTGCGTACCAGCGTGCATGAACCGTCTCTCCGTCGAGTTCGCCTTTTGGTGGTTTCCCGCCCGTCGCTGGCGTCGGAGTCGCGTCCGCTTCGAACGACCTCCCTTGCTCGTCCACGCCACCGTCTGGTGCGACTCGGTCCGACTTCGAGTCGCAGCCGCCGTCCGAGACGAACCGCTTCACGTCTTCGCGGGTCGCCGTCGTACCGTCGTTCGTTTCGGAACCCTCACGATGCATATCGTCGGTCGTCTCGGAACACTCGAACGACCATTCGACGCTCCGCGAAACTGTGGTGTCCCCTCGGGTGACCACCTGGTCGAACTGAAATTCGCCGGTCGCACTCACGTCGATACCGTCGGTATTATCCTCGGATTCGAACGAATATCCTGTCGTATCGAACTCACGTCGATTCGCCGCCGAGTCTCGCGTGTTTTCGTCCTTCATATTTTTCTCCTGATCTGAAATTTTACTGACTGTCTCAATTTTCGGATACTGTCTACTTTGTTATGGACCGCATACAGTCGCTCATCGCCGATGCAACAGTTGGAACGGTTGGAACAATCGGGGCCAGACCGACAGCATTTTTCCGGTACCGGATACAGATATCGTCATGACGGGGCTCTATTACGAGGAGTTCGAAGTCGGTCAAATGATCTCACACGAGAAAGGCCGCACGATAAGCGAGAGCGACAATCAACAGTTTTGCGACATGACGATGAACCAGCAACCGCTCCATCTGGATGCGGAGTTCGCCGGCGACACGCAGTTCGGCGAGCGACTGGTCAACGGACTCTACACGATGAGTCTCGCGGTCGGACTCTCGATTCCGGACACGACCGACGGAACCATCGTCGCAAACCTCTCCTACGATGATGTTTCACATCCGAAACCGGTGTTCCACGGCGATACGATCCACGCACAATCGACCATCACCGAAAAGCGCGAGACGAGCGACGGCGAGCGCGGCGTCGTTACGATGCACGTCGAAGTGTTCAATCAGGACGACGAACTCGTGTGTGAGTTCAAGCGCACGATTCTCTCGCTCAAGAAACCGGAATGATTCCCCCGTTCAAAAGCTGACGAACAGGGAGAGGTTGACGAGTACGGCAATCGTCCACGGAAGCGCGAGTCCCGCAGGAACGAGCGCAACGTACTCCCGCGGGACGAACCGTCGGCAGATGACTCCAACCGTGAGCGAAAACGCCTTCAGTCCGACGAGCGCCACGAACCCAAACCGTGAGAGCGCACTGCGCGCGACGGGATTCGATTCAGTCAAACCGGCGTTCAAGCCGACGTACGTCGTCAGTAGGTCACCGACCAGGACGACGAACACGAATACCCACAGCAGTCGCTCGAACGTACCGAGGCCGGGAAGAATCGCGCGTCGAAGTCGCGTAGGTAACCGTCGTCGTCGGTAGCTCATGGGTGTATTACACACGCCCCGTTTTCACGTGGGCTATCGACAGCGACGGTAGAATGGGTCTTTATTATGAACTGGCTTGCAGTCGGTAAAGAACACCTTAAACCAGCTGAAACAGTCCTCCGTGAGACAGTTTGAAATCGGTTCTCGGAGAACCGATTCCGGTAACGGGCCGCGTTACAGGATCGTCCCGTGTTTTTTGTCCGGCAGACTCTTTTCCATGTCCGCGTAGAACTCGAATCGGTTTTCGAGTTCTTCGCGCAGGGTGCTCGGCGGAACGATATCGTCGATGACCATCTCGCTCGCCATGCGGTGAACGTCGATGTCCTCGCGATACTCCTCGCGAAGTTCCTGTTCACGTTGGGCGCGTTCCTCTTCGTCCTCGATGGCGTTCAGTTTGTTCGCGTACACCGCGTTGATCGCGGCTTCGGGACCCATGATCCCGATTTCACCCGACGGAAGTCCGATGATGCTCTGTGGGTCGTACGCCGGCCCGGACATGGCGTAGATGCCCGCACCGTAGGCTTTCCGAACGACGACGGACTGTTTTGGCACGGTCGAAGAGGAGGTGGCATAAATCATCTTCTTGCCTTTCTCCAGAATGGCGTCCTTCTCGACCTGCGACCCGGCCATGAACCCCGGCGTGTCACAGAGGTAGAGCAGCGAAACTTCGAACGCATCGCATTTCCAGATGAACTCTGCGGCCTTTTCCGCGGCGTCGGGGAAAATGGCGCCCGACCGCTGTGCCGGTTGATTCGCGACGATTCCGACCGGTCGGCCGTCGATTCGCGCGAACGCGGTGATGATTTCCCCGCCGTAGTCGGGACGGAGTTCGAAGTAGGAATCCGCATCCACCACGCGCTCTATCACGTCGGTCATGTCGTATGCCCGGTTCGGACTCTGTGGGATGACCTCGTCGATGCCTTCGGGGGATTTTTTCGGCGCTTTCGGTTCGCTTCGGGGTGGTTTCTCGTGCGCCTTGTTCGGGAGATACGTGATGAGGTCGGCGACGAGTTCGCGGGCGTGTTCCTCGTCGCGGGCGACGAGGTCGGCGCTGCCGGAGTGTTCGGCGTGCATCTTCGCACCTCCGAGGTCCTGCATGCTGATGTCTTCGCCGGTGACCATTTTCACCATCCGTGGGGAGGCGATTGCCATCGCGGACATCTCCTCGACCATGATCGTGAAGTCAGCGAAAACGGGAGTGTACGCCGCTCCCGCGATGCACGGTCCGTACAGGACACAGATCTGTGGGACGCGTCCGGAGAGCATCGAGTGGTTGTAGTAGTATTTGCCGATGCCTTCCCGGTTGGCGAAGAAGCCGGTCTGCTGGTCGATCCGCCCCCCGGAGGAGTCCATCAAGTAGAGGACGGGATTGCCGCTCTGTAGAGCGCGCTGTTGCATGCGAAGGAATTTCTCGACGCCCTTCGCGGCCATGCTTCCTGCCTTGACCGTGAAGTCGTTCGCCATGAAGTGAACGTCCCGGCCTTCGAACTCAGCCGCACCGGTGAGGAGCCCATCCGCCGGAAGCGTATCCTCGGCGTCGAACTCGGCGAATCGGCCGTCCTCGAACTTGAGACCGTCCTCACCGAACCAGAGGTCGAGTCGGTCGCGGACGAACAGTTTCCCCTTCTCGGCGAGTCGTTCTTTGTACTTTTCCGGGCCACCTGCTTCGATGGCTTCGATTTCCTCCCATAGTTTGTTTTCGCGCTCCGTGGGTCCAAAATCGTCCTCCGGCGGTTCTTCGGATTCACTCCACGTAACGGTCGGCTCGTCTGCGTCGCCGACGTACACGTTTACTTCGCTCCCGACATGCTGAGCGAGTGCGCTCGCGATGGCTGAGGCTTCCTCCTCGGTTGCCCCCGGACCGATGCGGACTTTCATGTTTGCGTGTCCGTGGGGTGATTTCAAACCATTTTCCCTTTCGCACGCGGCAAAACTTTCGACTGCGAATCGCACTCGCAACGAGCATCATCTCGGAGAGTTCAGAAGCGTCTTCAGGGGGTCGGGACGGACCCTGGTTACCGGCTATCGTTC of the Haladaptatus caseinilyticus genome contains:
- a CDS encoding outer membrane protein assembly factor BamB family protein; translation: MKDENTRDSAANRREFDTTGYSFESEDNTDGIDVSATGEFQFDQVVTRGDTTVSRSVEWSFECSETTDDMHREGSETNDGTTATREDVKRFVSDGGCDSKSDRVAPDGGVDEQGRSFEADATPTPATGGKPPKGELDGETVHARWYAQVGGPVETAPIVRDGSVYVGTENGFVCDIDHRDGVSNWLFQAPNAVGTPEVGDDGRIYVGDRSGNLFALDSASGAREWRFETNAGLEVSPSLLGDTLYVAARDGQVFGLDAQTGDKRVSFRSPARALTSLRIAGNTLYATGLDGGLFAHDITDGTEQFRFAPSLAIAGAPEVVDDTAYVGTVDGDRVYAIDATTGETKWRHRLDAGVWSSPVVVGGIVYVGCADGNVYALDAREGTVRWRVQTGARVWGTPVVTNELMYVTNDDGFVFALDRADGRVRWQYHVQDSLVASPTVGRHGVYVGDVTGTVYAFPR
- a CDS encoding HpcH/HpaI aldolase/citrate lyase family protein encodes the protein MPRRSVMFTPGDRPEMMHKAPEAGADVIVFDLEDAVAPERKDEAREAIREVLTDPAFDPDCELCVRVNPAGVSADDDLRGIAAGADMLNSVMLPKTESADDVETLSRLLSEHDCSVPVLALVETARGVLNAAEIGAEPAADALVFGAEDLSADIGATRTDEGTEVLYAREHVVLAASATDVDAIDTVFTDFGDTDGLTEETEFAIELGYDGKMAIHPAQVSPINDAFTPDPERVEWAEKVLSAKSAADDDGRGVFRVDGEMIDAPLIAQAERILEYADVGLKQDQ
- a CDS encoding acyl-CoA carboxylase subunit beta, which gives rise to MKVRIGPGATEEEASAIASALAQHVGSEVNVYVGDADEPTVTWSESEEPPEDDFGPTERENKLWEEIEAIEAGGPEKYKERLAEKGKLFVRDRLDLWFGEDGLKFEDGRFAEFDAEDTLPADGLLTGAAEFEGRDVHFMANDFTVKAGSMAAKGVEKFLRMQQRALQSGNPVLYLMDSSGGRIDQQTGFFANREGIGKYYYNHSMLSGRVPQICVLYGPCIAGAAYTPVFADFTIMVEEMSAMAIASPRMVKMVTGEDISMQDLGGAKMHAEHSGSADLVARDEEHARELVADLITYLPNKAHEKPPRSEPKAPKKSPEGIDEVIPQSPNRAYDMTDVIERVVDADSYFELRPDYGGEIITAFARIDGRPVGIVANQPAQRSGAIFPDAAEKAAEFIWKCDAFEVSLLYLCDTPGFMAGSQVEKDAILEKGKKMIYATSSSTVPKQSVVVRKAYGAGIYAMSGPAYDPQSIIGLPSGEIGIMGPEAAINAVYANKLNAIEDEEERAQREQELREEYREDIDVHRMASEMVIDDIVPPSTLREELENRFEFYADMEKSLPDKKHGTIL
- a CDS encoding Glu/Leu/Phe/Val family dehydrogenase, which gives rise to MSEQANPFESLQEQIDDAAEYIDASPDVLERLKHPERVLETNLSVEMDDGSIEVFKAFRSQFNGDRGPYKGGIRYHPNVSRDEVKALSGWMVYKTAVVDIPYGGGKGGIVIDPDEYSEDELERITRSFAKELRPIIGEDRDIPAPDVNTGQREMNWIKDTYETLENTTAPGVITGKALDSGGSEGRVEATGRSTMLTAREAFDYLGKEMEGASVAVQGYGNAGWIAAKLLENLGAKIVAVSDSSGAIYNDDGLHAIDVKDHKNETGSVSGYAGASEEMSNEDLLTLDVDLLVPAALENAIDGDLAKEVQADVVVEAANGPLTPDADDVLTERDVHVFPDILANAGGVTVSYFEWVQNRQRFYWDEERVNDELESIIVSSFDDLTNAYEEHDLPNFRTAAYVVALQRVIDAYEESGNWP
- the gdhB gene encoding glutamate dehydrogenase GdhB gives rise to the protein MSATGKQKEEEPETAAETARRQLERAAAHLDVERGIIERLKHPDQVHRVSVPLKRDDGDTEIFTGYRAQHDSVRGPFKGGMRYHPGVTEEECTGLSMWMTWKCAVMNLPFGGAKGGIVVNPKELSTEEKERLTRRFAEELRDFIGPMRDIPAPDMGTDAQTMAWFMDAYSMQEGETQPGVVTGKPPVVGGSYGREESPGRSVAIIAREACEYYDYPLEDTTIAIQGFGSVGANAALSLHEWGANVVAVSDVNGAIYDPDGLDIDDIPTHEEQPEAVTTYDAPQKVSNDELLELDVDVLIPAAIGNVLTESNAHEVKADIVVEGANGPTTTTADEIMEKRGIHVIPDILANAGGVTVSYFEWLQDINRRQWSLERVNDELESEMLNAWNDVRAEVETRDVTWRDAAYIVGLSRISEAHQARGLWP
- a CDS encoding MaoC family dehydratase, whose product is MTGLYYEEFEVGQMISHEKGRTISESDNQQFCDMTMNQQPLHLDAEFAGDTQFGERLVNGLYTMSLAVGLSIPDTTDGTIVANLSYDDVSHPKPVFHGDTIHAQSTITEKRETSDGERGVVTMHVEVFNQDDELVCEFKRTILSLKKPE
- a CDS encoding DUF5658 family protein, which encodes MSYRRRRLPTRLRRAILPGLGTFERLLWVFVFVVLVGDLLTTYVGLNAGLTESNPVARSALSRFGFVALVGLKAFSLTVGVICRRFVPREYVALVPAGLALPWTIAVLVNLSLFVSF